The following proteins are encoded in a genomic region of Fusarium oxysporum f. sp. lycopersici 4287 chromosome 1, whole genome shotgun sequence:
- a CDS encoding glutamyl aminopeptidase, protein MTDRDVLPENVKPKHYDLSLRDLEFTNWTYKGTVTIDSEITKPTKEIIVNTLELKLSHAKVSVDSKTFESTKFNYDSKAQRSTITFDEELPVASKASLIIEFEGIINNEMAGFYRSKYKPAETPSASVPSDGEWHYMFSTQFEACDARRAFPCFDEPNLKATFDFEIEIPSDQVALSNMPVKETRPSKDGWNIVSFETSPVMSTYLLAWAVGDFEYIEAFTDRKYDGKQIPVRVYTTRGLKEQGQWALEHAPKIIDFFSEIFDIDYPLPKSDLIAVHEFTHGAMENWGLVTYRTTQVLYDEKTSDPRFKNAVAYVVAHELAHQWFGNLVTMDWWDELWLNEGFATWVGWHAVDHLHPDWQVWAQFVNEGMEAAFRLDGIRASHPIHVPVRDALDVNQIFDSISYLKGCSAIRMLANHLGVETFLKGVSNYLKAHAYGNAKTTALWNALGEASGKNVTELMHPWISKIGHPVLTVAEEPGQISVKQSRFLSTGDVKPEDDTTTWWVPLGLEGKKDHAGIASLSLTTKEDTIRDVDEDFYKLNSGATGFYRVNYPPERLAKLSNQLDKLSTEDKISIIGSTADLAFAGNGTTPALLTFLEGFGKENHTLVWRQVLDSIGGVKSVFGEDESIKKALDKFTLKLIDEKVKEVGWEFPEGEDYLTGILRKEIIGVAVACGHPAVTEEALKRFNTWVENPEAGSIPAPLRVAVWRAAIMKEPARTVEILKKEWFNTKSIDGKLLSLSVLGTVKDAELLAKEVIPFNFNESPPSNAVPAGDMHVLGGSVASNVIGRPLQWQFMQDNWDAVITKLGNPVVVDRYMKLSLGSFTNVSAVDEIEKFMADKDTSSFNRTLETVKDKIRGRAAYRERDSEKLKEWLSAHGYA, encoded by the exons CTAAGCACTATGACCTCTCCTTGAGGGATCTCGAGTTCACCAACTGGACTTATAAGGGAACCGTTAC TATCGACTCGGAAATCACAAAGCCCACCAAGGagatcatcgtcaacacTCTCGAGCTCAAGCTCTCTCACGCCAAGGTCTCCGTCGACTCCAAGACATTCGAATCTACGAAGTTCAACTATGACTCCAAGGCTCAACGCTCTACCATCACCTTTGACGAGGAGCTTCCTGTCGCTTCCAAGGCTTCCCTGATTATCGAGTTCGAGggtatcatcaacaatgagATGGCTGGTTTCTACCGCAGCAAGTACAAGCCTGCCGAGACTCCTTCTGCTTCGGTTCCCAGCGATGGTGAATGGCACTATATGTTCAGCACACAGTTCGAGGCTTGCGATGCTCGCCGAGCTTTCCCTTGCTTCGACGAGCCCAACCTCAAGGCCACTTTCGATTTCGAGATTGAGATTCCTTCCGACCAGGTTGCTCTGAGCAACATGCCTGTCAAGGAGACTCGACCTTCCAAGGATGGCTGGAACATTGTATCATTCGAGACCTCTCCTGTCATGAGCACTTACCTACTGGCCTGGGCTGTCGGTGACTTTGAGTATATCGAGGCTTTCACCGACCGCAAGTACGACGGCAAGCAGATTCCTGTCCGTGTCTACACCACCCGTGGTCTCAAGGAGCAGGGTCAGTGGGCTCTCGAGCACGCCCCCAAGATCATTGACTTCTTTTCCGAGATCTTCGACATTGACTACCCTCTGCCCAAGTCCGATTTGATTGCTGTTCACGAGTTCACTCACGGCGCTATGGAGAACTGGGGTCTCGTCACCTACCGTACTACCCAGGTTCTCTACGATGAAAAGACCTCTGATCCTCGATTCAAGAACGCTGTCGCCTATGTCGTCGCTCACGAGCTTGCTCACCAGTGGTTCGGCAACCTTGTCACCATGGACTGGTGGGATGAGCTCTGGCTCAATGAGGGTTTCGCTACCTGGGTCGGCTGGCACGCTGTTGACCACCTGCACCCTGACTGGCAAGTCTGGGCTCAGTTTGTTAACGAGGGTATGGAGGCTGCTTTCCGTCTGGATGGTATCCGTGCCAGTCACCCTATCCACGTTCCTGTCCGAGATGCTCTTGATGTTAACCAGATTTTCGACTCCATCAGCTACCTTAAGGGTTGCTCTGCCATCCGCATGCTTGCCAACCACCTTGGTGTCGAGACTTTCCTCAAGGGTGTTTCTAACTACCTGAAGGCTCACGCCTATGGAAACGCTAAGACTACAGCTCTATGGAACGCTCTTGGTGAGGCCTCTGGCAAGAATGTCACTGAGCTTATGCACCCTTGGATCTCCAAGATCGGTCACCCTGTCCTTACCGTTGCTGAGGAGCCTGGTCAGATCTCTGTCAAGCAGTCCCGATTCCTGTCTACTGGTGATGTTAAGCCTGAGGATGACACCACTACTTGGTGGGTTCCTCTCGGCCtcgagggcaagaaggaccACGCCGGTATCGCCTCTCTGTCTCTTACCACCAAGGAGGATACCATCCGTGACGTCGACGAGGACTTCTACAAGCTGAACAGCGGTGCCACTGGTTTCTACCGCGTCAACTACCCCCCTGAGCGcctcgccaagcttagcaATCAGCTAGACAAGCTCAGCACCGAGGACAAGATCTCTATCATTGGTTCCACCGCCGACCTTGCCTTTGCCGGCAACGGCACCACCCCTGCTTTGCTGACCTTCCTCGAGGGATTCGGCAAGGAGAACCACACTCTGGTCTGGCGCCAGGTTCTTGACTCCATCGGTGGTGTCAAGTCCGTTTTCGGAGAGGACGAGTctatcaagaaggctctggATAAGTTCACACTGAAGctcattgatgagaaggtcaaggaggtTGGTTGGGAGTTCCCTGAGGGCGAGGACTACCTCACCGGTATCTTGCGAAAGGAGATCattggtgttgctgttgcgTGCGGCCACCCTGC TGTGACTGAGGAGGCCCTGAAGCGCTTCAACACCTGGGTCGAGAACCCCGAAGCTGGATCCATCCCCGCTCCTCTCCGTGTTGCCGTCTGGCGCGCTGCTATCATGAAGGAGCCTGCCCGAACTGTTGagattctcaagaaggagtGGTTCAACACCAAGTCTATCGACGGCAAGCTACTTTCCCTCAGTGTTCTTGGCACTGTCAAGGATGCTGAGCTCCTGGCCAAGGAGGTCATTcccttcaacttcaacgagTCTCCTCCCTCCAACGCCGTCCCTGCCGGAGACATGCACGTTCTCGGTGGCTCTGTCGCTAGCAACGTCATTGGCCGTCCTTTGCAATGGCAGTTCATGCAGGACAACTGGGATGCcgtcatcaccaagcttggcaaCCCTGTTGTTGTCGACCGATACATGAAGCTCAGTCTTGGCAGCTTCACCAATGTGTCTGCTGTTGACGAGATTGAGAAGTTTATGGCCGACAAGGATACCAGCAGCTTCAACCGAACTCTGGAGACTGTCAAGGATAAGATCCGTGGACGTGCTGCGTACCGCGAGCGTGACtctgagaagctcaaggagtGGCTCAGCGCTCATGGATATGCTTGA
- a CDS encoding triacylglycerol lipase, which produces MKFQSLLSGFGLLTAVVAVPAPLPAPDAIPDLQPAEPATPALEERAAKVTVAVPSGTVIGSSSGKVDSFRGIPFADPPTGSLRLKPPKKLSKPLGNFDASGLVGPSCPQMFISSGAQDVISKFLSDFLAIPFLTPITGQEDCLTMTVQRPAGTKAGDKLPVLFWIFGGGFELGSSAMYDGTSLLGTAIDQDQPFIYVAVNYRVAGFGFMPGAEIKKDGSSNLGLLDQRMGLQWVADNIASFGGDPDKVTIWGESAGAISVLDQMVLYGGDADYNGKPLFRGAIMNSGSVAPAEPVDSDKAQAIYDAVVKSGGCSGSSDTLACLRGLSYDKFLNAANSVPGLLSYNSLALSYLPRPDGTVLPDSPEALIASGRYHAVPMINGNQEDEGTLFALFQPNLTTTAKFVDYLQQLYFQKATKEQLTALVNAYPIALSAGSPFRTSLLNEVFPMFKRRAAIFGDLVFSLTRRIFLQTASEQNPDVPAWSYLASYNYGTPILGTMHGSDLLQVFFGIWPNNAMRSIRTYYFNFVYNLDPNKGVTKYANWPEWKDSKKLMWFETANKNSIIDDNFRTAQYDWISNNVEVLKV; this is translated from the coding sequence ATGAAGTTTCAAAGTCTTCTTTCCGGCTTCGGTCTTCTTACGGCTGTGGTAGCTGTTCCAGCTCCTCTCCCTGCACCAGATGCAATTCCGGATCTTCAACCTGCTGAGCCGGCCACACCAGCTCTGGAAGAACGAGCAGCCAAAGTCACAGTCGCTGTTCCCTCTGGAACTGTCATCGGCTCAAGTTCTGGAAAAGTTGATTCCTTCAGAGGAATTCCCTTTGCGGATCCACCGACGGGTTCTTTACGACTTAAACCGCCAAAGAAACTATCCAAGCCTCTAGGCAACTTTGATGCTTCAGGACTTGTTGGTCCGTCATGTCCTCAGATGTTCATCTCATCCGGTGCCCAAGATGTCATCTCCAAGTTTCTCTCAGACTTTCTGGCCATTCCCTTCCTTACCCCCATCACTGGTCAGGAGGATTGTCTTACCATGACTGTTCAACGACCGGCTGGTACTAAGGCTGGTGATAAACTTCCTGTGTTGTTCTGGATCTTTGGCGGTGGCTTTGAACTTGGTTCGAGCGCTATGTACGATGGAACTAGTCTCTTGGGTACTGCCATTGATCAGGACCAGCCGTTTATCTATGTTGCTGTCAACTACCGCGTCGCTGGTTTCGGATTCATGCCAGGtgccgagatcaagaaggatggaAGTTCGAACTTGGGTCTTCTTGACCAGCGCATGGGTCTTCAGTGGGTTGCCGATAACATTGCTTCCTTCGGTGGTGATCCTGATAAGGTCACCATCTGGGGCGAATCTGCCGGTGCCATCTCAGTGCTTGATCAGATGGTTCTCTACGGTGGTGATGCCGATTACAATGGCAAGCCCCTTTTCCGCGGCGCCATCATGAACTCTGGCAGTGTTGCCCCGGCGGAACCTGTGGATAGTGACAAGGCGCAAGCTATCTACGACGCAGTAGTGAAATCGGGCGGATGTTCTGGATCTTCTGATACCCTCGCTTGTCTCCGTGGCCTGAGTTACGACAAGTTCTTGAACGCAGCAAACTCTGTTCCGGGACTCTTGTCATACAACTCCCTTGCCCTGTCATACCTCCCCCGCCCGGACGGTACCGTTCTTCCTGATAGTCCAGAAGCACTCATCGCATCAGGTCGTTACCACGCTGTTCCCATGATCAACGGCAACCAAGAAGACGAAGGCACTCTCTTTGCTCTCTTCCAGCCAAACTTGACCACGACAGCCAAGTTCGTCGATTACCTTCAGCAACTCTACTTCCAAAAAGCTACCAAGGAGCAATTGACCGCTCTGGTGAACGCATATCCCATCGCTCTCAGCGCAGGAAGTCCTTTCCGAACATCCCTCCTCAACGAAGTCTTCCCCATGTTCAAGCGCCGCGCTGCCATCTTCGGCGACTTGGTCTTCTCTCTTACCCGCCGAATCTTTCTCCAAACAGCATCTGAGCAGAATCCCGACGTTCCAGCATGGTCTTACCTCGCGAGTTACAACTACGGCACACCAATTCTCGGCACGATGCACGGTTCTGATCTGCTACAAGTCTTCTTTGGCATCTGGCCGAACAACGCTATGCGCAGTATCAGGACGTATTATTTCAACTTTGTGTATAACTTGGATCCTAACAAGGGTGTTACTAAGTATGCGAATTGGCCAGAGTGGAAGGATAGTAAGAAGCTTATGTGGTTTGAGACGGCGAATAAGAACAGTATCATTGATGATAACTTCAGGACGGCGCAATATGATTGGATTTCGAACAATGTGGAGGTTTTGAAGGTTTAA
- a CDS encoding hypothetical protein (At least one base has a quality score < 10), whose protein sequence is MATSQSSTSSTSPSRNGNGNGVSLDTTPCTSQAPIVAPRKRRPQRIYRPAKNSLYDIFQQHAGTSLFVRPICWTDLHAQLLGARWEELPPCDTPQPSAAPGTPPSRGHLSPSNTIISLSNALTQILLPDPLHPILSSNAVKSVLNTLWPTPFNKPHPANLPMICYIGKTQLASVRNNLFRVASGPGRTWNEPVFRLQQLRARILVPSNSDHDAHFVGVFLGMAQKHFYPTPPISGRRDSRISPGQGIPPSPNFHDIKLKILTHDIDTSEFIVYTGHITKEFLEKFHDPFKAPADDDDAIVSGLRIEYTRVPIWPILGLRERLGKALGQEIVGTFNPDEIETWEKDPEKPTGEKRKRDVLTEVVSSSYEEETEEEPAIVSKKRCLNEGTPVGVVM, encoded by the exons ATGGCGACTTCACAATCTTCTACCTCTTCGACTTCGCCGTCGCGCAACGGTAACGGTAACGGTGTATCACTGGACACAACGCCCTGCACTTCACAAGCGCCCATTGTCGCCCCGCGAAAAAGGCGCCCGCAGCGCATCTACCGGCCCGCAAAGAACTCGCTCTACGACATCTTTCAGCAACACGCCGGCACATCGCTCTTTGTGCGACCCATTTGTTGGACAGATTTACACGCTCAGCTGCTCGGTGCGAGATGGGAGGAACTGCCGCCTTGCGATACACCTCAGCCTTCAGCGGCCCCAGGCACGCCACCATCGCGAGGACATCTGAGCCCATCGAATACCATCATCAGCCTTAGCAACGCGCTCACGCAGATTCTCCTGCCCGATCCATTGCATCCTATCCTATCCTCCAACGCTGTCAAGTCGGTTCTCAACACGCTGTGGCCTACACCTTTCAACAAGCCCCA CCCCGCCAATTTACCCATGATCTGTTACATTGGCAAGACTCAATTGGCTTCAGTCCGAAACAACCTTTTTCGCGTCGCTTCTGGACCTGGAAGGACATGGAACGAACCCGTGTTTCGCCTCCAGCAACTGCGCGCTCGCATCCTCGTACCTTCAAATTCCGATCACGATGCTCATTTTGTGGGCGTCTTTCTAGGGATGGCGCAGAAGCACTTCTACCCTACCCCACCTATCAGTGGCAGACGCGACTCGCGCATTTCGCCAGGACAGGGCATTCCTCCAAGCCCTAACTTTCACGACATCAAGTTGAAGATTCTCACGCACGACATTGATACATCCGAGTTTATTGTTTACACTGGCCACATCACAAAGGagttcttggagaagttcCACGATCCCTTCAAGGCTCCAgctgacgatgacgatgctaTTGTTTCTGGTCTCAGGATCGAATACACAAGAGTTCCTATCTGGCCGATTTTGGGACTCAGAGAGAGACTAGGCAAAGCTCTAGGTCAAGAGATTGTCGGAACCTTCAACCCAGATGAGATCGAGACATGGGAGAAAGATCCCGAGAAACCAACTGGCGAGAAGCGCAAGCGCGATGTCCTCACCGAGGTCGTCAGCAGTAGCTACGAGGAAGAGACCGAGGAAGAGCCAGCAATCGTTTCAAAGAAACGCTGTCTAAACGAGGGTACACCTGTGGGCGTGGTGATGTGA
- a CDS encoding tRNA (adenine-N(1)-)-methyltransferase non-catalytic subunit, giving the protein MPAYNSVFNNDPNIPRIIGNFPLLPLRTKTRGPAYTLPNPSPPLPANESPDPDSESYDILDEVLALFRANTFFRNFEIQGPADRLLVYGIWFVSDCLTKIRPQASLRDAQKDVLNLALDLNFAIPGDPAWPLNQMYEPPRDRQEAEQLKQYMSQVRQELASRLLARVYDEDETKPSKWWLSFTKRKFMGKSL; this is encoded by the exons ATGCCG GCATACAACTCCGTTTTCAACAATGATCCCAACATCCCCCGCATAATCGGCAACTTCCCTCTCCTCCCTCTCCGTACCAAGACCAGAGGCCCTGCCTACACCCTCCCCAACCCCTCGCCGCCTCTGCCGGCCAACGAGTCTCCCGACCCCGACAGCGAGAGCTACGATATCCTCGACGAGGTCCTCGCCCTCTTCCGCGCCAACACATTCTTCCGAAACTTTGAGATCCAAGGCCCTGCCGACCGTCTGCTCGTGTATGGAATCTGGTTTGTCAGCGATTGTCTGACAAAGATCCGACCTCAGGCTTCTTTGCGTGATGCCCAGAAGGATGTTTTAAACTTGGCTCTTGACCTTAACTTTGCTATCCCCGGAGACCCTGCATGGCCCCTTAACCAG ATGTACGAGCCCCCTAGGGACCGACAAGAAGCGGAGCAGCTTAAGCAATATATGTCGCAGGTTCGACAGGAGCTTGCTTCTCGATTACTTGCTAGGGTATATGATGAGGACGAGACTAAGCCTAGCAAGTGGTGGTTGAGCTTTACCAAGAGAAAGTTTATGGGCAAGTCTCTGTAG
- a CDS encoding hypothetical protein (At least one base has a quality score < 10), whose translation MYLPRWPKRKNRKPPDKLGFSAAKTATENHEQGRRERNLCQAYENAPPGAVVSGMTHEGLTTLPEPSSSYVFGFGLHNNVEEMYEKHRSYCLEKDEEGYTSKANLGMLKVAVPENGHAIPFQIISAKHTNFQQQQLLQGLQFIFDSPESLGRFTDIINSTLFRPRFAPITPTVQIKLNIFKTKCLPQAPELMTWQEVGVGENPPAPWALAYKHYDRLKAVKKFCELPLVALVTLRFLYPYRNFDNLESLSKTLRMASNLGLWGIEFEKDN comes from the exons ATGTACCTTCCTCGATGGCCTAAACGAAAGAACAGGAAGCCGCCTGATAAATTGGGTTTCTCT GCTGCAAAAACTGCCACTGAGAACCACGAGCAAGGCCGACGTGAACG GAATCTCTGCCAAGCATATGAGAATGCGCCCCCTGGAGCAGTAGTCTCTGGGATGACGCATGAAGGCTTAACGACATTGCCGGAACCATCCAGTTCTTATGTATTCGGGTTCGGACTCCACAATAATGTTGAGGAGATGTACGAGAAGCATAGAAGTTATTGTTTGgagaaagatgaagaaggctaTACAAGTAAAGCAAACCTCGGCATGCTCAAAGTCGCTGTACCAGAGAACGGACATGCCATTCCGTTCCAAATCATATCCGCCAAGCACACCAATttccagcaacagcaactcCTACAAGGATTACAGTTCATTTTCGATTCACCTGAGTCATTGGGCCGATTTACTGACATTATAAATTCGACTCTTTTTAGACCGCGCTTTGCCCCCATCACACCAACAGTTCAAATCAAGCTGAACATTTTCAAAACCAAGTGTCTTCCTCAAGCACCAGAGCTGATGACTTGGCAGGAAGTTGGCGTTGGCGAGAATCCCCCTGCTCCTTGGGCGTTGGCCTATAAGCATTATGATCGGTTGAAAGCTGTAAAGAAGTTCTGCGAGCTCCCGCTGGTAGCCCTGGTCACTCTGCGCTTTCTCTACCCCTATCGGAATTTCGACAATCTTGAATCTCTTTCGAAAACACTCCGGATGGCCTCGAATCTGGGATTGTGGGGTATTGAATTTGAAAAGGATAACTAG
- a CDS encoding tRNA (adenine-N(1)-)-methyltransferase non-catalytic subunit has translation MDKETVQPNSWVALRLPNETYRVLQVVPNTTISLGKYGSFPTNLIINRPYHFTYEVQDKREGETFARLRVVSAKELNADDLADTSAEATEPAEGDDVVAAADGEELTLVDESGKVLIRSNREIIDDSARQTLKPEEIEELKRKGASAGKELIAKLLLSHTAIDQKTAYSLAKYKLLKTKKYIRRFTVLPLDVPMLAQWLLEDRDASKILEMRQEMMALVGCWADVHYGGVPTEDAGASQGGRWLVVDDTGGLLVASLAERMDILHPKPEEENTEDPAAPEVTETNTAPTDEMDQDQPQTTEAADPEQKQEKKRSSKRSDFNVPYVNKNTLTLIHGQTQPNLALLRYFNYDAANANPSPPYHPLDTNLMDISWLQLLSPEEDDAYNNKPPEATPEEIATWKTNRRGNYHRKRRRWARIRHVVDTTRAGGFSGLAVASTMDPISIVRSTVPLLAGGAPIAIYSPTIEPLTQLADCFSVARRAAWVSSPPAEVESKTAEELERWEGSEEFPINPTLLLGVTIQTSRARRWQVLPGRTHPFMMGRGGADGFLLTAWRAVPVEGKIEARGRFKRRKLET, from the exons ATGGACAAGGAGACGGTACAGCCCAATTCATGGGTAGCCCTGCGGCTTCCCAATGAGACATATCGTGTATTACAGGTCGTACCAAATAC GACAATCTCGCTGGGCAAGTATGGCTCATTCCCAACAAATCTGATCATCAACCGTCCGTACCACTTCACATACGAGGTCCAAGACAAGCGCGAAGGCGAGACATTTGCGCGTCTCCGCGTCGTATCCGCTAAAGAGCTCAATGCCGACGACTTGGCCGACACCAGCGCCGAAGCGACAGAACCAGCCGAGGGAGACGATGTTGTTGCAGCTGCAGATGGAGAGGAGCTCACCCTCGTCGACGAGAGCGGAAAGGTTCTTATCCGATCGAATCGCGAGATCATCGACGACTCGGCCCGACAGACACTCAAGCCggaagagattgaggagctcaagcgCAAGGGCGCATCGGCAGGCAAGGAGCTCATCGCCAAGCTACTGCTGTCGCATACAGCTATTGACCAAAAGACGGCGTATTCTCTGGCCAAGTATAAGCTCCTCAAGACGAAAAAGTATATTCGACGGTTTACGGTGTTACCCCTTGACGTGCCGATGCTAGCGCAATGGTTGCTGGAGGATCGCGATGCTTCAAAGATTCTGGAGATGAGgcaggagatgatggcgCTGGTCGGTTGCTGGGCTGATGTTCACTATGGCGGTGTTCCTACCGAGGATGCTGGTGCTTCACAGGGCGGGAGGTGGTTGGTGGTGGATGATACGGGTGGCTTGCTGGTGGCATCTTTGGCTGAGAGGATGGACATTCTGCATcccaagcctgaggaggagaaCACGGAAGATCCCGCTGCACCAGAAGTCACAGAAACCAACACTGCCCCTACAGACGAAATGGATCAAGACCAGCCCCAGACAACAGAAGCAGCAGACCCCGAACAaaagcaggagaagaagcgatCTTCTAAGCGAAGCGACTTCAACGTCCCCTACGTCAACAAGAACACCCTTACCCTGATCCACGGCCAGACCCAGCCCAACCTCGCCCTTCTACGATACTTCAACTACGACGCCGCAAACGCCAACCCCTCTCCACCCTACCACCCCCTCGACACCAACCTCATGGATATTTCATGGCTGCAGCTGCTTTCCCCCGAGGAAGACGACGCATACAACAACAAGCCACCCGAAGCAACACCAGAGGAAATTGCAACATGGAAGACGAATCGTAGAGGGAATTATCACcgcaagagaagaaggtgggCGCGTATTCGGCATGTGGTCGACACAACACGCGCTGGAGGGTTTTCAGGTCTCGCAGTTGCAAGCACCATGGATCCCATCTCTATTGTTCGCAGTACAGTTCCTTTACTAGCCGGTGGCGCCCCCATCGCGATTTACTCTCCCACCATCGAGCCCCTGACGCAACTAGCCGATTGCTTCAGTGTGGCGCGTCGAGCCGCATGGGTATCATCGCCTCCAGCAGAGGTTGAAAGCAAAAcagctgaagagcttgagCGCTGGGAGGGCAGCGAAGAGTTCCCCATCAACCCTACGCTTCTGCTCGGAGTGACTATCCAGACTAGCAGGGCACGACGATGGCAGGTTCTTCCCGGAAGGACACATCCTTTCATGATGGGTCGTGGAGGTGCAGATGGATTCTTATTGACAGCGTGGAGGGCGGTGCCTGTTGAAGGTAAAATCGAGGCGAGAGGAAGGTTTAAGAGGAGAAAGCTAGAAACCTGA